The Ananas comosus cultivar F153 linkage group 2, ASM154086v1, whole genome shotgun sequence genome contains a region encoding:
- the LOC109726395 gene encoding protein transport protein SEC23-like, with product MKEFLDLEAQDGVRMTWNVFPGAKQDAVSCVIPVASIYTPLKPIPNVPVLPYSPLRCRMCRAILNPFSIVDYIAKIWICPFCFQRNHFPQNYSSISEDNLPAELFPQYSTIEYESNPETGPTVPPVFLFVVDTCMIEEEIGFLKSALAQAVELLPEKSLVGLITFGTYVQVHELGFGLLPKSYVFKGTKEATKEQILEQMCFFTRKPRPAVGVIAGTRDGLSAESIARFLLPASECEFVLNSVIEELQKDPWPVPADQRASRCTGAALSVAASLLGVCVPGSGARIMAFVGGPSTEGPGAIVSKTLSEPIRSHKDLDKGSVPLYSKAVKFYEGLSKQLVHQGHVLDLFACALDQVGVAEMKVAVERTGGIVVLAESFGHSVFKDSLRRIFQSSEHDLGLSFNGVFEVNCSKDVKVQGIIGPCASLEKKGPLSSETVIGQGNTSAWKMCGLDRKTSLCLVFDIARKDGPDAIGQPTSNQFYFQFLTYYQHHEGQMRLRATTLSRRWVAGPGSVQELVAGFDQEAAAAVMARVVSFKMETEADFDPVRWLDRSLIRLCSKFGDYQKESPSSFSLSPRLSIFPQFMFNLRRSQFVQVFNNSPDETAYFRMMLDRENVNNAVVMIQPSLISYSFHSAPEPVLLDVTAIAADRILLLDSYFTIVVFHGMSIAQWRNAGYQSQPGHEAFAQLLQAPRDDADAIIKERFPVPRLVICDQHGSQARFLLAKLNPSVTYNSDNPPPHGGDVIFTDDVSFQVFMDHLQRLAVQQAYS from the exons ATGAAAGAATTCCTTGACCTTGAAGCACAGGACGGTGTCCGGATGACCTGGAATGTGTTTCCTGGCGCAAAGCAGGATGCTGTCAGCTGTGTGATCCCTGTAGCTTCAATTTATACTCCTCTCAAACCCATTCCTAATGTGCCTGTTCTCCCGTACTCCCCCCTTCGCTGCCGAATGTGCCGTGCTATCTTGAACCCTTTTTCCATTGTCGACTACATAGCCAAGATCTGGATTTGTCCATTCTGTTTTCAGCGCAACCACTTCCCTCAGAACTACTCTTCCATTTCTGAAGACAACCTTCCTGCTGAGCTCTTCCCTCAATATTCCACCATTGAGTATGAATCCAACCCTGAGACAGGACCCACTGTGCCACCTGTCTTTCTCTTTGTGGTTGACACGTGTATGATAGAGGAGGAAATTGGTTTTTTGAAGTCCGCGCTAGCCCAGGCTGTTGAGCTCTTGCCGGAGAAATCCCTTGTTGGGTTGATTACGTTTGGGACTTACGTGCAG GTTCACGAGTTGGGTTTCGGCCTGTTGCCTAAATCCTATGTGTTCAAGGGAACAAAGGAGGCGACCAAGGAACAGATTCTGGAGCAAATGTGCTTCTTCACCAGGAAACCAAGGCCCGCTGTGGGGGTGATTGCTGGTACCCGCGATGGACTCTCAGCAGAGAGCATCGCTAGGTTTCTTTTACCTGCGTCAGAATGCGAGTTTGTATTGAATTCA GTTATAGAAGAACTTCAAAAGGATCCTTGGCCTGTACCAGCAGATCAACGCGCATCAAGATGCACGGGTGCTGCATTGAGTGTTGCAGCTAGCCTTTTAGGGGTGTGTGTTCCTGGCTCAGGGGCAAGGATTATGGCATTCGTAGGTGGTCCATCCACTGAAGGACCCGGTGCT ATTGTATCCAAAACTTTATCTGAGCCAATTCGCTCACACAAAGATCTGGATAAAGGTTCGGTTCCACTTTATAGTAAGGCTGTCAAGTTCTATGAAGGGCTTTCAAAGCAGCTTGTGCATCAAGGGCATGTGCTGGATTTGTTTGCATGTGCACTTGACCAG GTTGGTGTGGCAGAAATGAAAGTTGCAGTGGAGAGGACGGGGGGAATTGTTGTTCTTGCAGAAAGCTTTGGCCATTCTGTTTTCAAGGATTCACTCCGCCGCATTTTTCAGTCAAGTGAGCATGACCTAGGTCTATCCTTCAA TGGTGTATTTGAAGTTAACTGTTCAAAAGATGTCAAAGTTCAGGGCATTATTGGACCATGTGCTTCACTTGAGAAG AAAGGTCCTTTGTCCTCGGAAACAGTTATAGGTCAGGGAAATACGAGTGCTTGGAAGATGTGTGGTCTCGACAGGAAAACATCTCTTTGCTTAGTATTTGACATTGCAAGAAAAGATGGTCCCGATGCAATTGGCCAACCGACAAGCAATCAATTTTATTTCCAATTTTTGACCTA TTACCAGCATCATGAGGGTCAGATGAGGTTACGTGCAACTACGCTTTCCAGAAGATGGGTTGCTGGACCTGGTAGTGTACAG GAGTTGGTAGCTGGTTTTGACCAAGAAGCTGCTGCTGCAGTAATGGCACGAGTAGTTTCCTTTAAAATGGAAACTGAG GCTGATTTTGACCCCGTTAGATGGCTTGATCGATCTCTGATCCGTTTGTGCTCCAAATTTGGAGATTATCAGAAAGAGTCTCCTTCCTCTTTCAGTTTATCCCCGCGCCTATCTATATTTCCTCAGTTTATGTTCAATTTAAGGCGATCGCAGTTTGTCCAG GTTTTCAACAACAGCCCAGATGAAACTGCGTATTTCAGGATGATGCTGGATAGGGAAAATGTGAATAATGCAGTCGTCATGATCCAACCTTCACTTATATCGTACTCATTTCATTCAGCCCCGGAGCCTGTACTCCTGGATGTAACTGCAATTGCTGCTGATAGGATACTTCTCTTGGATTCGTATTTTACTATTGTAGTATTCCATGGGATGAGCATCGCACAGTGGCGAAATGCTGGTTACCAAAGTCAACCAGGACATGAG GCATTTGCTCAATTGCTTCAAGCTCCACGGGATGATGCTGATGCAATTATTAAGGAGCGGTTTCCTGTACCTCGTTTAGTCATTTGCGACCAACACGGTTCCCAG GCTCGGTTCTTATTGGCGAAATTAAATCCTTCAGTTACATATAATTCGGATAATCCTCCCCCGCACGGCGGGGATGTCATATTCACGGATGACGTGAGCTTCCAGGTCTTCATGGATCATCTCCAGCGATTGGCGGTTCAGCAGGCATACAGCTAG
- the LOC109726405 gene encoding probable carboxylesterase 12, which produces MDPDSELQFDFSPFVRLYKSGRVERLFTTSFVPASPVDPDPATGVLSKDVPIDPDRGVSARLYLPAGDGAAAAEAAKLPIVLYFHGGAFCVESAFSPLYHGYLNSLVARARVVAVSLEYRLAPEHPLPAAYDDAWAALRWAAANDLRRVFLAGDSAGANIAHATAMRATKEADLGFGIKGLVLLNPYFAGGEEPRDAGARARMESAWRFVCAGRYGVEHPHANPAGWPEQLKELACERVLVAVAERDHLRERGIAYAEGLRRSGWAGEVELHDAAGEDHVYFLFKPHCDRASDLMDTVVSFLNRN; this is translated from the coding sequence ATGGATCCCGACTCCGAGCTCCAATTCGACTTCTCCCCCTTCGTCCGCCTCTACAAGAGCGGCCGCGTCGAGCGCCTCTTTACCACATCCTTCGTCCCCGCCTCCCCCGTCGACCCCGATCCCGCCACCGGCGTCCTCTCCAAGGACGTCCCCATCGACCCCGACCGCGGCGTCTCCGCTCGCCTCTACCTCCCCGCCGGCgacggagcggcggcggcggaggcggcgaagCTCCCGATCGTCCTCTACTTCCACGGCGGCGCCTTCTGCGTCGAGTCGGCGTTCTCCCCGCTGTACCACGGCTACCTCAACTCCCTCGTCGCCCGCGCGAGGGTCGTCGCCGTCTCCCTCGAGTACCGCCTCGCCCCGGAGCACCCGCTCCCCGCCGCGTACGACGACGCGTGGGCGGCGCTCCGGTGGGCCGCGGCGAACGACCTCCGCCGCGTCTTCCTCGCCGGGGACAGCGCGGGGGCCAACATCGCCCACGCCACCGCCATGAGAGCGACGAAGGAGGCGGATCTAGGGTTCGGGATCAAGGGCCTGGTGCTGCTGAACCCGTACTTCGCGGGGGGCGAGGAGCCGAGGGACGCGGGGGCGAGGGCGCGGATGGAGAGCGCGTGGCGGTTCGTGTGCGCGGGGAGGTACGGGGTCGAGCACCCGCACGCGAACCCGGCGGGGTGGCCGGAGCAGCTGAAGGAGCTGGCGTGCGAGCGCGTGTTGGTGGCGGTGGCCGAGAGGGATCACCTGCGGGAGCGGGGGATCGCGTACGCGGAGGGTTTGCGGCGGAGCGGGTGGGCTGGGGAGGTGGAGCTCCACGACGCCGCGGGGGAGGACCACGTCTACTTCCTCTTCAAGCCCCACTGCGACAGAGCTTCGGATTTGATGGACACCGTCGTTTCCTTCTTAAACCGCAATTGA
- the LOC109724751 gene encoding probable carboxylesterase 5, with the protein MDPDSELQFDFPPFLRLYKSGRVERLDGTGFVRADADPDPAMGVVSKDVPIDPDRGVSARLYLPAGGEAAAAATAKLPIVVYFHGGAFCIESPFSPQYHRYLTSLAAAAGVVAVSVHYRLAPEHPLPAAYDDAWAALKWAASNAASGPEPWLAARGDLRRLFLAGDSAGANIAHNMAVRAAAKEEDLGFAIKGLVLMNPYFWGKDPVGEETRDAEVRARMESTWGFVCGGRYGIEHPFVDPWGSPRAWRELASERVLVTVSEMDLFRERGKAYAEGLEKSGWRGEVQVYETEGEDHVYYLSQPHSKKALNELQVVASFINRP; encoded by the coding sequence ATGGATCCCGACTCCGAGCTCCAATTCGACTTCCCCCCCTTCCTCCGCCTCTACAAGAGCGGCCGCGTCGAGCGCCTCGACGGCACCGGATTCGTCCGCGCCGACGCCGACCCCGATCCCGCCATGGGCGTCGTCTCCAAGGACGTCCCCATCGACCCCGACCGCGGCGTCTCCGCTCGCCTCTACCTCCCcgccggcggcgaggcggcggcggcggcgacggcgaagcTCCCGATCGTCGTCTACTTCCACGGCGGCGCCTTCTGCATCGAGTCGCCCTTCTCCCCGCAGTACCACCGCTACCTCACCTCCCTCGCCGCCGCGGCGGGGGTCGTCGCCGTCTCCGTCCACTACCGCCTCGCCCCCGAGCACCCGCTCCCCGCCGCCTACGACGACGCCTGGGCCGCGCTCAAATGGGCCGCGTCCAACGCCGCCTCCGGCCCCGAGCCCTGGCTCGCCGCGCGCGGGGACCTCCGCCGCCTCTTCCTCGCCGGCGACAGCGCCGGCGCCAACATCGCCCACAACATGGCCGTGCGAGCcgcggcgaaggaggaggacCTAGGGTTCGCGATCAAGGGCCTGGTGCTGATGAACCCGTACTTCTGGGGCAAGGATCCGGTCGGGGAGGAGACGCGGGACGCGGAGGTGCGGGCGCGGATGGAGAGCACGTGGGGGTTCGTGTGCGGCGGGAGGTACGGGATCGAGCACCCCTTCGTAGATCCGTGGGGGTCGCCACGGGCGTGGAGGGAGCTCGCGAGCGAGCGCGTGCTGGTGACGGTGTCGGAGATGGACCTCTTCAGAGAGCGTGGAAAAGCGTACGCCGAGGGATTAGAGAAGAGCGGGTGGAGAGGGGAGGTGCAGGTGTACGAGACCGAGGGGGAGGATCACGTTTACTACCTCTCTCAGCCCCACTCCAAAAAGGCTCTCAACGAGTTGCAGGTCGTCGCCTCCTTCATCAATCGCCCTTGA
- the LOC109706752 gene encoding tuliposide A-converting enzyme 2, chloroplastic-like: MDPDTEVQFEFPGLIRCYKSGRVERSAAPAPAPPSLDPITGVASRDVALDASSAPLRARLYLPSLLAHEQEQEQEQERKLPLLVYFHGGGFVVGSASAPAEHSFLNLLCARAGALALSVDYRLAPEHPLPAAYDDALAALRWATSAAPAPDPWLSRHADLTRVFSIGFSAGANIAYNVARALPPGALKGLVLIHPLLLSSALSPSEPRDAALRAKIEEGWRFVCPGTCGVDDPRVNPMGPGLKDLGCERVMVCIAEDELMERGRAYYEALRASGWGGSAELVESEGEGHEFFLQNPGSEKAVAMMERLAAFINR; this comes from the coding sequence ATGGATCCGGACACCGAAGTCCAATTTGAGTTTCCGGGCCTGATCCGCTGCTACAAGAGCGGCCGCGTCGAGCGCTCCGCCGCCCCGGCGCCCGCCCCGCCGTCGCTGGACCCGATCACCGGCGTCGCCTCCCGGGACGTCGCCCTCGACGCCTCCTCCGCACCTCTCCGCGCTCGCCTCTACCTCCCCTCCCTCCTCGCCCACgagcaggagcaggagcaggagcaggagcGGAAGCTCCCTCTCCTCGTCTACTTCCATGGCGGCGGCTTCGTCGTCGGCTCCGCCTCCGCCCCCGCCGAGCACTCCTTCCTCAACCTCCTCTGCGCCCGCGCCGGCGCCCTCGCCCTCTCCGTCGACTACCGCCTCGCCCCCGAGCACCCGCTCCCCGCCGCCTACGACGACGCCCTCGCCGCGCTCCGCTGGGCCACCTCCGCAGCGCCCGCGCCCGATCCCTGGCTGTCCCGCCACGCCGACCTCACCCGCGTCTTCTCGATCGGCTTCAGCGCCGGCGCCAACATCGCCTACAACGTCGCACGGGCGCTTCCCCCGGGCGCGCTGAAGGGGCTCGTTCTGAtccaccccctcctcctctccagcGCTCTGTCCCCGTCCGAGCCCCGGGACGCGGCGCTCAGGGCGAAGATAGAGGAGGGGTGGCGGTTCGTGTGCCCCGGCACGTGCGGGGTGGACGACCCGCGCGTGAACCCCATGGGACCGGGCTTGAAGGATCTGGGGTGCGAGAGGGTGATGGTGTGCATCGCGGAGGACGAGTTGATGGAGCGGGGGAGGGCGTACTACGAGGCGCTGAGGGCGAGCGGGTGGGGCGGGAGCGCAGAGTTGGTGGAGTCGGAGGGCGAAGGGCACGAGTTCTTTCTCCAGAACCCGGGATCGGAGAAGGCGGTGGCAATGATGGAGCGCTTGGCCGCGTTCATCAATCGCTGA